One window of Chryseobacterium sp. JJR-5R genomic DNA carries:
- the metF gene encoding methylenetetrahydrofolate reductase [NAD(P)H], with the protein MKITDHIKKANGKTLFSLEVVPPQKGIGIEDLYTNIDPLMEFKPPFIDVTTSREEYIYINKGNGLMERRITRMRPGTLGICAAIQHKYSVDTVPHLLCGGFTKEETEYLLVDCMYLGIDNIMALRGDAMKGHQYFEPTQGGHASAMNLVHQINDLGRGKYLHNEEQECDEHNKFCVGVAGYPEKHMEAPSMNYDLKWLKQKVDAGADYIVTQMFFDNKKFIEFVQKARAMGISVPIIPGIKPIATKKHLKILPQIFKIDLPEELINEVEKAKNNEAVKQIGVEWAVSQCRELLDFGVPVLHFYSMGKSDNIKKVAGELF; encoded by the coding sequence ATGAAAATCACAGACCATATAAAAAAAGCAAACGGAAAAACATTATTCTCTCTTGAGGTAGTGCCGCCGCAAAAAGGGATCGGGATCGAAGACCTGTACACGAATATTGACCCGCTGATGGAATTCAAGCCGCCGTTTATTGATGTAACGACCTCCAGAGAAGAATATATTTATATTAATAAAGGAAATGGGTTGATGGAGCGCAGGATTACCAGAATGCGGCCCGGGACTTTAGGAATCTGTGCGGCCATTCAGCATAAATACAGTGTCGATACCGTTCCCCATCTTCTTTGTGGAGGTTTTACCAAAGAAGAAACAGAATACCTTCTGGTGGACTGTATGTACCTTGGGATAGACAATATCATGGCGTTACGGGGTGATGCCATGAAGGGCCACCAGTATTTTGAGCCTACTCAGGGCGGGCATGCGAGTGCCATGAATCTGGTACATCAGATCAATGACCTGGGAAGAGGAAAGTATCTGCACAACGAAGAACAGGAATGCGACGAGCACAATAAATTCTGTGTCGGGGTAGCGGGTTATCCCGAAAAACATATGGAAGCGCCGTCCATGAACTATGATCTGAAATGGCTTAAACAAAAAGTGGATGCCGGTGCCGACTACATCGTAACCCAGATGTTTTTTGACAATAAAAAATTTATTGAGTTTGTCCAGAAAGCACGGGCCATGGGGATTTCGGTTCCTATTATTCCGGGAATCAAACCGATTGCCACCAAGAAGCATTTGAAAATTTTACCGCAGATCTTTAAGATCGATTTGCCGGAAGAATTAATTAATGAAGTAGAAAAAGCGAAGAACAATGAAGCCGTAAAGCAGATCGGGGTTGAATGGGCAGTCAGCCAGTGCAGGGAGCTGCTGGATTTTGGCGTTCCTGTTTTACACTTTTACTCAATGGGAAAAAGCGATAACATTAAAAAGGTAGCCGGGGAACTATTCTGA
- the folE gene encoding GTP cyclohydrolase I FolE, which produces MVDFTDNDDDIFTGKEHTPIRKDAFDKSPEEKIEKITALFGEIMETLGLDMTDDSLKDSPKRVAKMYVNEIFGGLLPENKPGISTFSNKYKYRQMLVEKDITVYSFCEHHFLPIIGRAHVAYISNGQVIGLSKINRIVDYYAKRPQVQERLTMQIVDALKEALGTKDVACIIDAKHLCVNCRGIKDTASSTITAELSGIFRTNPITRQEFLHYVGSHAKLDY; this is translated from the coding sequence ATGGTTGATTTTACGGATAACGATGATGATATTTTCACGGGAAAAGAACATACGCCTATTAGGAAAGATGCTTTTGATAAATCGCCGGAGGAGAAAATAGAAAAAATCACAGCGCTTTTCGGAGAAATCATGGAAACATTAGGTCTGGATATGACCGATGATTCCTTAAAAGATTCCCCGAAGCGGGTCGCCAAAATGTATGTCAATGAAATTTTCGGCGGGCTTTTGCCGGAAAACAAACCCGGAATTTCCACGTTCTCGAACAAATATAAATACCGCCAGATGCTGGTGGAAAAAGATATTACCGTATATTCATTCTGTGAACATCATTTTTTACCGATTATCGGGAGGGCACATGTAGCGTATATTTCAAACGGTCAGGTCATCGGTCTTTCAAAGATCAACAGGATTGTGGACTATTATGCCAAAAGGCCGCAGGTTCAGGAAAGGCTTACCATGCAGATTGTTGATGCCCTAAAAGAAGCCTTAGGGACAAAAGATGTAGCCTGTATTATTGATGCGAAGCATCTTTGTGTAAATTGCAGGGGCATAAAAGATACGGCCAGTTCTACGATCACGGCAGAACTGAGCGGGATTTTCAGAACGAACCCGATCACAAGACAGGAA